From Candidatus Cloacimonadota bacterium:
TTTGAGGAAGACTTCTTGAATAAATTATTGTTCAGAAAAATTGTTCCATACCGTGTCTTAAATGACAGGAAAAAATCATTACTGGTTTTAGCAGCTGATCCTACTAATAGTCTTGTAGAAGATATTCCAAAACTCTCCGAATTTAAAAAATATGAGGTTGCTTATTGTCGTTTATCATCGATCCAGGCTTTGATAAATATCATTGCTCCTCAAAAAAATGAATTCCTGGAATTACTGGAAGAAGCTTCCGGACAAATGCAGGAAGTAATTGATACTGATGAAGATAGTGATGTTGATGAATTTGCTTTGGATGAGGAAATCAATAAAAGTCTTCTCGTAAATCTTTATGAAGGCAGTTTGATCGAAGCAGTTAGAAAAGGAGCAAGCGATGTTCATATAATTCCGTTTCAGCATTCGAGTGTAGATATCATTTTCAGAATTGATGGAAAATTACACCGCTGGCACAGGCAGGAAAATACTTCACCTGAAGCTATGTCTGCTGTTGTTAAAGATAGAGCTTCCGGAATCGATAGATTTGAAAGAGATACTGCTCAGGACGGATTTGCCCAGAGACTTGTTGACGGACATTTGATCAGGTTCAGAATATCCATCATTCCGATTGTTTCCTCTGAATTTGAAAGAAGATTTGAAAGCATAGTGATCAGGATCGTTGATGACAGAAATGTGATCACAGACCTGAAAAAACTCGGACTACAAGCACAAGCTGAAAAAGATTTCGTCAAGGCTATCAGTAAATCGAAAGGGATCGTCTTGTTAACGGGTCCGACGGGAAGCGGAAAAAGTACGACCTTAATGGCAGCACTTCATCATACTATCGATCCCTCCAAAAATGTTCTTACTTGTGAAGATCCGGTCGAATATGTTATCAAAGGAGCAAGACAATTAAAGATCGGACATCGATTCAGTTTCGAGCAAGCGATAAGATCGATTCTCAGACACGATCCGGATATTGTTATGGTTGGTGAGATCAGGGATAAAATAACTGCGGATGTAGCCATAAAACTTGCTAATACGGGTCATTTAACTTTTTCTACCCTGCATACGAATGATGCACCGAGTGCAATTTCCCGGTTGTTCAAGATCGGAGTTGAACCCTTTCTTCTGGCTTATGCAATGAATCTTATCGTTGCTCAAAGATTAGTTAGAAAACTATGTCCGGAATGTCGAGTTCCTTTATCTAAAGAGAAATATCAGTCTGCTCTGGATATAGGACTGACCGAAGAAGATCTGAAATCCAAAAAAGTATTTGAAGCAGGTCCCGGTTGCAAAAAGTGTACAGATGGTTATAAGGGAAGAGTTAATATTTGCGAAGCCCTTTATTTTTCACCAAAAATCAGGAAAGCAATTGTAGAGTCCGGTGAGGAGATTGATGAAGATTTGATCAGACAAATTGCTGAAAAAGAGGGAATGTTATCTCTCTTGCAATCAGGCTTGGACCGGGTCAGGAATTCCCTGACCACAATATCGGAAGTTGCTTATGCAACTTCAGGAGATTAATTATGGGAAATGGTCAGATGTTACAAATCTTGCTTGCACTGATTCTTTTCTCAACAACTTTAATAACCATTTATAACGGTTTATACGACCAGGCGGAATTTGTATATCGTGGTTTATATTACAGTCAGGGACAGAAGATTGCAGAAAAATGCATTATGAAGATCGAAGCTGAATTGATAGGTCAGGTAACTGACTATTTGACGGTTTATAATGATTATCATGATTCGTTATTTACGATGGATATTAGTAATGAAACTTATAATGTTCATATGACTTCTGTTTTTTGTGATTCTACCGGAACAACAACATATCCGGATTCTACTTATTATCCATATCAGAAAATTGGCGTTGCAATTTGGTGTAAACCAAATATAACAGATACTTTATACATTGGAACAGCTGCACAGCAGATAAGTGAAGTTTTCAAGGATGTCTCTTTTTAGGTGAAATATGGGAACAACAGGAATGTTAGAAGCGATCGGTGCCTTGATCATCGGTGGTATTTTTATGGTAATGATGTTCAATGCCTATCATAATGTTAATGTTGCTGCCAGTAATATCACTCAGCAGATCAGCATTAATGCCATCACCGAAAGTGTTTGTTCAATGTTGGATTCGTTATATCTCTCCAAAGTCGGGGCTGGAGTTGATTCTTCAACAGTTGCTATCACTAAAGCCTGGATTAGAGATTTTAAATTTTTGGGAAAAATAAATCCAACCGATCCAACTCCCAGTGAATTCTATATAGATCAAGGAAGTTATGACAGTGATCAAGGGGGTTATCCATTAAGAGTT
This genomic window contains:
- a CDS encoding type II/IV secretion system protein; this encodes MLKKSRFGQLLVERGIIDKATLDKALLYQADEDPSNPRMLGDILVSDFKIDHDKIFSLVADLYAFRTIEIEPEKFDEKRIAYIKDVFSKFEEDFLNKLLFRKIVPYRVLNDRKKSLLVLAADPTNSLVEDIPKLSEFKKYEVAYCRLSSIQALINIIAPQKNEFLELLEEASGQMQEVIDTDEDSDVDEFALDEEINKSLLVNLYEGSLIEAVRKGASDVHIIPFQHSSVDIIFRIDGKLHRWHRQENTSPEAMSAVVKDRASGIDRFERDTAQDGFAQRLVDGHLIRFRISIIPIVSSEFERRFESIVIRIVDDRNVITDLKKLGLQAQAEKDFVKAISKSKGIVLLTGPTGSGKSTTLMAALHHTIDPSKNVLTCEDPVEYVIKGARQLKIGHRFSFEQAIRSILRHDPDIVMVGEIRDKITADVAIKLANTGHLTFSTLHTNDAPSAISRLFKIGVEPFLLAYAMNLIVAQRLVRKLCPECRVPLSKEKYQSALDIGLTEEDLKSKKVFEAGPGCKKCTDGYKGRVNICEALYFSPKIRKAIVESGEEIDEDLIRQIAEKEGMLSLLQSGLDRVRNSLTTISEVAYATSGD